From Candidatus Zixiibacteriota bacterium, a single genomic window includes:
- a CDS encoding ECF transporter S component: MNSLQQTLALGVPISWPKWLISTSLFLVLALVLPIGFHQIGMSGRIFLPMHIPPLLAGFLAGPISGIVVGILAPALSHLINGMPPSYAVPLMSVELAVYGLVAGMAFYKLRLNIFIALLTAMIVGRIMFGVTLFFLGLFVEMPYTAAAWFSTAGAMVTGWPGVLVQLAMIPLIVIGAKKSKLV; encoded by the coding sequence ATGAATAGCTTGCAACAAACGCTCGCACTTGGAGTTCCGATTTCCTGGCCGAAATGGCTTATCAGCACAAGTTTATTTTTGGTACTGGCTCTTGTCTTGCCAATCGGCTTTCATCAGATAGGAATGAGTGGCAGGATTTTTCTGCCGATGCACATTCCGCCGTTATTGGCAGGCTTTCTGGCTGGTCCGATCTCGGGCATTGTAGTCGGCATTCTTGCTCCGGCATTGTCACATCTTATCAATGGAATGCCGCCTTCGTATGCTGTGCCGCTTATGTCGGTTGAATTGGCCGTCTATGGATTGGTGGCCGGGATGGCATTTTATAAACTTCGTCTGAATATCTTTATCGCTTTGTTGACCGCCATGATTGTCGGGCGAATAATGTTCGGTGTGACGCTTTTTTTTCTCGGCCTTTTTGTGGAAATGCCCTATACAGCGGCGGCTTGGTTCTCGACTGCGGGAGCGATGGTCACCGGCTGGCCGGGGGTTTTGGTTCAGTTGGCTATGATTCCGCTGATTGTCATTGGCGCGAAGAAATCCAAACTCGTCTGA